The following are encoded together in the Macadamia integrifolia cultivar HAES 741 chromosome 10, SCU_Mint_v3, whole genome shotgun sequence genome:
- the LOC122091467 gene encoding uncharacterized protein LOC122091467 encodes MNAEDAQQCNEMGDQRENLSSSEQSLDIETIRSRMKKLSEIHTSSKDISEMAPTDLEKLMEDCVLHLGNSMKQITSELLGFDSLGPEELDAYLENATEELKLVEAENAKISNELDVLTKIYIKDSTQLESDLDRLNHLLELIELQGLQKLQGNEHIGCSISEANKNIKAPEDYNIEIWELDHQIEKKKIALSTLQDLESIFRRVEANQQIEDTMTGLKIIDFEGNYIRLSLTTFIPISEDLACQQKMENSEPSRQEHELLIEVFDGTMELKNVEIFPNDVFIGELIDAAKSFRQFSSSFSLFEIRSSLEWFVREVQDRIRLCSLRRLVVKCANKSRHTFEYSDRDDTVTSHMVGGIDAFIKISQGWPLSNLPLKLISLKCSDHSKGISLSFFCKVEELVNNLDVNMRLNLSSFVDAIEEILLQQTRSNLECKHVCQQ; translated from the exons atgaaCGCAGAAGACGCTCAACAGTGTAACGAGATGGGAGACCAGAGGGAAAACCTTTCCTCCTCCGAACAGTCACTCGATATCGAGACCATCAGAAG TCGAATGAAAAAGCTCTCAGAAATTCACACAAGCTCCAAAGATATTTCCGAAATGGCCCCTACAGATTTGGAGAAATTAATGGAAGATTGTGTTCTCCATCTTGGG aattcaATGAAGCAAATTACTTCTGAGTTGTTGGGTTTTGATTCCTTAGGACCTGAAGAATTGG ATGCCTATTTGGAAAATGCAACGGAAGAGCTAAAACTGGTGGAAGCTGAAAATGCGAAGATCTCTAACGAACTTGATGTTCTGACCAAAATCTATATCAAAG ATTCCACTCAATTGGAGAGTGATCTTGACAGGTTGAATCACTTATTGGAGCTCATTGAGTTGCAG GGTCTGCAAAAGCTACAAGGGAATGAACATATTGGGTGCTCAATATCTGAAGCCAACAAAAACATTAAGGCACCTGAAGACTATAATATTGAG ATTTGGGAACTTGATCATCagattgagaagaaaaaaattgcttTAAGCACTTTGCAGGATCTTGAATCCATTTTTAGAAG GGTTGAAGCAAATCAACAGATTGAAGACACAATGACAGGTCTGAAGATCATTGACTTCGAAGGAAATTATATCAGGTTGTCTCTGACGACATTCATTCCAATCTcagaggacttagcttgccaaCAGAAGATGGAGAACAGTGAGCCATCAAGACAGGAACATGAGTTATTAATAGAAGTTTTTGATGGGACTATGGAGTTAAAGAATGTAGAG ATATTCCCAAATGATGTATTCATCGGTGAACTTATTGATGCTGCAAAGTCTTTCAG GCAgttttcttcatcattttcattatttGAGATAAGGTCTTCATTGGAATGGTTTGTAAGAGAAGTGCAAGACCGAATCCGTTTATGCTCTCTAAGGAGATTAGTAGTGAAGTGCGCAAACAAATCAAG ACACACCTTTGAATATTCGGACAGAGATGACACAGTAACATCTCATATGGTTGGTGGAATTGATGCTTTCATAAAGATATCTCAAGGTTGGCCATTGTCAAATTTGCCATTAAAACTGATATCGCTCAAGTGCTCAGATCATTCGAAGGGAATTTCATTAAGCTTTTTCTGCAAGGTTGAG GAATTGGTGAACAACCTGGATGTGAATATGCGGCTAAATCTTTCAAGCTTTGTGGATGCTATTGAAGAAATATTACTCCAGCAAACACGTTCAAACCTCGAATGCAAGCATGTTTGTCAACAATGA